A region of Salvia splendens isolate huo1 chromosome 17, SspV2, whole genome shotgun sequence DNA encodes the following proteins:
- the LOC121773992 gene encoding protein WUSCHEL-like has translation MEQQQVGGNEDQGGGGGGGKATTTSFLCRQSSTRWTPTTDQIRILKDLYYNNGVRSPTAEQIQRISAKLRQYGKIEGKNVFYWFQNHKARERQKKRFTADIPLHRPTSSSAAADHHIYGKFPNINPGNFASSSASSAGGNLLNVGSYGYGSMAMEKSFRECSITPNANVGGQNFAWIGVDPYSSPYPFLERKRSINDQTLETAEEDEEEAPEIETLPLFPMHGDIKQDFSGWHYRGDDAMAAGSRTSLELSLNSYAAGFPH, from the exons ATGGAACAGCAGCAGGTGGGAGGAAACGAAGATcaaggtggtggtggtggtggtggcaaAGCGACGACGACGAGCTTCCTCTGCAGACAGAGCAGCACGAGGTGGACTCCGACAACGGACCAGATCAGAATCTTGAAGGATCTTTATTACAACAACGGCGTGAGGTCTCCCACCGCCGAGCAGATTCAGCGCATCTCCGCCAAGCTGCGCCAGTACGGCAAGATCGAGGGCAAAAACGTGTTTTACTGGTTCCAGAATCACAAGGCCCGGGAGCGCCAGAAGAAGCGCTTCACCGCCGACATCCCATTGCACAGACccacctcctcctccgccgccgccgatcACCACATTTACGGCAAATTCCCTAACATAAACCCTG GGAATTTTGCGTCTTCATCTGCTTCCTCTGCGGGTGGTAATTTGCTGAATGTTGGAAGCTATGGGTATGGATCTATGGCCATGGAAAAAAGCTTTAGG GAATGCTCAATAACACCAAATGCAAATGTGGGAGGGCAGAATTTTGCATGGATTGGGGTTGATCCCTACTCTTCACCCTACCCTTTTCTCGAAAGGAAAAGAAGCATCAACGACCAAACCCTAGAAACAGctgaggaggatgaggaggaggcgCCGGAGATCGAGACCCTCCCGCTCTTCCCCATGCACGGCGACATCAAGCAGGACTTCAGCGGGTGGCACTACCGCGGCGACGATGCCATGGCCGCCGGTTCTAGGACTTCTTTGGAACTTAGCCTTAACTCTTATGCAGCCGGATTCCCTCACTAG